In the genome of Meles meles chromosome 4, mMelMel3.1 paternal haplotype, whole genome shotgun sequence, one region contains:
- the GART gene encoding trifunctional purine biosynthetic protein adenosine-3: MAARVLVIGSGGREHTLAWKLAQSNHVKHVLVAPGNAGTSSLEKISNTAISINDHTALAQFCKDEKIEFVVVGPEAPLAAGIVGNLTSAGVQCFGPTAEAAQLESSKRFAKEFMDRHGIPTARWRAFTKPEEACSFIMSADFPALVVKASGLAAGKGVIVAKSTEEACRAVQEIMQDKAYGAAGETIVIEELLEGEEVSCLCFTDGRTVAPMPPAQDHKRLLEGDHGPNTGGMGAYCPAPQVSKDLFLKIKNTILQRTVDGMQQEGMPYTGVLYAGIMLTKDGPKVLEFNCRFGDPECQVILPLLKSDLYEVIQSTLDGLLCTSLPIWFENCTAITVVMASKGYPGDYTKGVEITGFPAAQALGLEVFHAGTALKDGRVVTNGGRVLTVTAIRENLILALEEAKKGLAAIKFEGAIYRKDIGYRAIAFLQQPRGLTYKESGVDIAAGNMLVKKIKPLAKATSRPGCDVDLGGFAGLFDLKAAGFKDPLLASGTDGVGTKLKIAQQCNKHDTIGQDLVAMCVNDILAQGAEPLFFLDYFSCGKLDLNTTEAVVAGIARACGKAGCALLGGETAEMPDMYPPGEYDLAGFAVGAMERDQKLPHLERITEGDVVIGVASSGLHSNGFSLVRKIVAKSSLQYSSPAPEGCGDQTLGDLLLTPTRIYSHSLLPVLRSGHVKAFAHITGGGLLENIPRVLPQKFGVDLDAQTWRVPRIFSWLQQEGHLSEEEMARTFNCGIGAALVVSKDLAEQILRDIKQRKEEAWVIGKVVACPEGSPRVKVKNLIETMQINRSVLENGTVKNHFSVQSKKARVAVLISGTGSNLQALIDSTREPSSCAHIVVVISNKAAVAGLDKAERAGIPTRVINHKLYKSRVEFDTAVDQVLEEYSTDIVCLAGFMRILSGPFVRKWDGKMLNIHPSLLPSFKGSNAHEQALEAGVTLTGCTVHFVAEDVDAGQIILQESVPVERGDTVATLSERVKVAEHKIFPAALQLVASGAVRLGENGKICWVTE, from the exons ATGGCAGCCCGAGTACTTGTAATTGGCAGCGGTGGAAGGGAACACACACTGGCCTGGAAACTTGCACAGTCTAATCATGTCAAACATGTGTTGGTTGCCCCAGGAAATGCAGGCACTTCCTCCTTGGAAAAGATTTCAAATACTG CCATCTCGATCAATGACCACACTGCCCTTGCTCAGTTCTgcaaagatgagaaaattgaatTCGTAGTTGTTGGACCAGAGGCACCACTGGCTGCTG GAATTGTTGGGAACCTGACATCTGCAGGAGTCCAATGCTTTGGTCCCACTGCAGAAGCAGCTCAGTTAGAGTCCAGCAAGAGATTCGCCAAAGAGTTTATGGACCGACATGGAATCCCAACTGCACGGTGGAGAGCTTTCACTAAACCTGAAGAAGCCTGCAGCTTTATAATGAG TGCAGACTTCCCTGCTTTGGTTGTGAAGGCCAGTGGTCTTGCGGCTGGAAAAGGAGTGATTGTTGCCAAGAGCACAGAAGAGGCCTGCAGGGCTGTACAGGAGATCATGCAG GATAAAGCTTATGGAGCAGCTGGAGAAACAATTGTCATTGAAGAACTTCTTGAAGGAGAAGAGGTGTCT TGTCTGTGCTTCACTGATGGAAGGACCGTGGCCCCCATGCCCCCAGCACAAGACCATAAGCGATTGCTGGAGGGAGATCACGGCCCCAACACAGGGGGGATGGGAGCCTATTGTCCAGCACCTCAG GTTTCTAAGGatttgttcctgaaaataaaaaataccattcTTCAGAGGACAGTGGATGGCATGCAGCAAGAGGGAATGCCCTACACAG GTGTTCTCTATGCTGGTATAATGCTGACCAAGGATGGCCCAAAAGTTCTGGAGTTCAATTGCCGTTTTGGTGATCCAGAGTGCCAA GTGATCCTCCCACTTCTTAAAAGTGATCTTTATGAAGTGATTCAGTCTACCTTGGATGGCCTGCTCTGTACATCTCTGCCTATTTGGTTTGAAAACTGCACTGCCATAACTGTCGTGATGGCAAGTAAAGGCTATCCGGGAGATTACACCAAGGGTGTGGAGATCACAG GGTTTCCTGCAGCTCAAGCTTTAGGACTGGAGGTGTTCCACGCAGGCACTGCCCTGAAAGATGGCAGAGTGGTGACTAACGGGGGTAGAGTCCTTACGGTAACAGCGATCCGGGAAAATCTCATCTTGGCCCTTGAAGAAGCCAAAAAAGGACTAGCTGCTATAAAGTTTGAGGGAGCCATTTACAGGAAGGACATAGGCTATCGCGCCATAGCTTTTCTCCAGCAGCCCAG gGGCCTGACTTACAAGGAATCTGGGGTAGACATTGCAGCTGGAAATATGCTGGTCAAGAAAATTAAACCTTTAGCAAAAGCTACCTCCAGACCAG GCTGTGATGTTGATCTTGGAGGTTTTGCTGGTCTTTTTGATTTGAAAGCAGCTGGTTTCAAAGATCCTCTTCTGGCAAGTGGAACAGATGGTGTTGGAACTAAACTGAAG ATTGCCCAGCAGTGTAACAAACATGATACCATTGGTCAAGATCTGGTTGCAATGTGTGTCAATGACATTCTAGCCCAAGGGGCAGAGCCCCTTTTCTTCCTCGATTACTTTTCCTGTGGAAAACTTGACCTTAATACAACTGAAGCTGTTGTCGCTGGAATCGCCAGAGCTTGTGGAAAAGCTGGATGTGCTCTCCTTG GAGGTGAAACTGCAGAAATGCCCGACATGTATCCTCCGGGAGAATATGACCTAGCTGGTTTTGCCGTTGGTGCCATGGAGCGGGATCAGAAACTCCCTCACCTGGAAAGAATCACTGAAGGGGATGTTGTTATTGGAGTAGCTTCATCTGGTCTTCACAGCAATGGATTTAGCCTTGTAAGGAAAATTGTAGCAAAATCTTCCCTCCAGTACtcatctccagcacctgaagGCTGTGGTGATCAGACCTTAG GGGACTTACTTCTTACTCCAACCAGAATCTACAGCCATTCACTGCTACCTGTCCTGCGTTCAGGACACGTCAAGGCCTTTGCCCATATTACCGGTGGAGGATTGCTAGAAAACATCCCCAGAGTCCTTCCTCAGAAGTTTGGGGTGGATTTAG ATGCCCAGACCTGGAGAGTCCCCAGGATCTTCTCATGGTTACAGCAGGAAGGACACCTCTCTGAGGAAGAGATGGCCAGAACATTTAACTGTGGGATTGGGGCTGCCCTCGTGGTGTCAAAGGATCTGGCAGAGCAGATTCTGAGGGATATTAAACAGCGCAAGGAAGAAGCCTGGGTGATTGGCAAGGTGGTTGCGTGTCCTGAAG GTTCTCCTCGTGTGAAAGTCAAGAATTTGATCGAAACCATGCAAATAAATAGATCAGTATTGGAAAATGGCACCGTGAAAAATCATTTCTCTGTCCAATCAAAAAAGGCAAGAGTGGCTGTCTTAATATCTGGAACAG gaTCAAACCTGCAAGCCCTCATAGACAGTACTAGGGAGCCAAGTAGCTGTGCGCACATTGTCGTGGTTATCTCCAACAAAGCCGCAGTGGCTGGCTTAGATAAAGCGGAGAGAGCTGGAATTCCCACCAGA gtaattaatcataaattatataaaagtCGTGTAGAATTTGACACTGCAGTTGACCAAGTCCTTGAAGAGTACTCCACAGACATAGTCTGTCTTGCAGGATTCATGAGAATTTTATCTGGCCCCTTTGTCAGGAAATGGGACG ggaagatgctcaacatccacCCATCCTTGCTCCCTTCGTTTAAGGGTTCAAATGCCCATGAGCAAGCCCTAGAAGCCGGCGTCACGCTCACCGGGTGTACTGTGCACTTTGTAGCT
- the SON gene encoding protein SON isoform X5: MATNIEQIFRSFVVSKFREIQQELSSGRSEGQLNGETNTPNEGNQAGDAAASARSLPNEEIVQKIEEVLSGVLDTELRYKPDLKEASRKSKCVSVQTDPTDEIPTKKSKKHKKHKNKKKKKKKEKEKKYKRQPEESESKAKSHHDGNIDLESDSFLKFDSEPSAVALEHPMRVFGLSETSESPAVVLDPPVVSMEVSEAHTLETLKPATKTAELSVASTSTVSVQSEQSVAVTLESSMTKILDSFTTAPVPTTTVALKSPEPVVTMSVEYQMKPVLKSLETTAPEQSKIMLEPPVAKGLEPSETLVLPSEIPTEVHPEPSTSTNMDFPESSATEGVRSPEQPVEVPPEIADSSMTRPQELPELPKTTALEQPESSVASVMELPGPPATSKPELQGPPVTPVLELPGPSATPLPELPGPLSTPVPELLGPPATAVPELPGPSATSVPQLSQELPGLPAPSVGLEPPQEVTEPPVMAQELPGLPAVTAAAELPGQPAVTVAMELTEQPVTTSELEQPVGMTAVEHPGQPEVTAAAGLLGQSEAAMVLELPGQPVATTALELPGQPSVTGVPELPGLPSATRALELSGQPVAAGALELPGQLMAAGALEFPGQSGAAGALELLGQPLATGVLELPGQPGAPELPGQPVATVALEISVQSVVTTELSTMTVSQSLEVPSTTALESYNTVAQELPTTLVGETSVTVGVDPLMAQESHMLASNTMETHMLASNTMDSQMLASNTMDSQMLASNTMDSQMLASSTMDSQMLATSSMDSQMLATSSMDSQMLATSSMDSQMLATSSMDSQMLATSSMDSQMLATSSMDSQMLATSSMDSQMLATSTMDSQMLATSTMDSQMLATSSMDSQMLASGTMDSQMLASGTMDAQMLASGTMDAQMLASSTQDSAMLGSKSPDPYRLAQDPYRLAQDPYRLGHDPYRLGHDAYRLGQDPYRLGHDPYRLTPDPYRMSPRPYRIAPRSYRIAPRPYRLAPRPLMLASRRSMMMSYAAERSMMSSYERSMMSYERSMMSPMAERSMMSAYERSMMSAYERSMMSPMAERSMMSAYERSMMSAYERSMMSPMADRSMMSMSADRSMMSSYSAADRSMMSSYSAADRSMMSSYTADRSMMSMAADSYTDSYTDTYTEAYMVPPLPPEEPPTMPPLPPEEPPMTPPLPPEEPPEGPALPTEQSALTAENTWPTEVPALPPEDSVSLSEPSVSQSEISEPSALPANYSVSASDPSALASEAAVTVPDPALEPESLVTTTPVESAVVAEEHQVVPETAVTYMVSETSIMSAEPTVLTSEPSVMSETAETFDSMKTSGHVASEVPLSLLDPAAANPEATQSTLELPAMAVSELPAVAVSEPPTGTVPEPPAAAVLETPAVAIPDPTAVAVSDPVAVAVPDTPAEGVPETLALVESEHVITPVPVVSALEPTVPVLEPAVSVPQPNTVVSEPSVPVQESTVIISEPAVTVSEQTQVIPTEMVLESIPMILESSVVKGVNLLSSDQNTVPEIGMQEIPVHSNEEPYAEGHLKNDLYESEHSTDTDLKTDNHFVAEEMEHTTASAASPGAVGEIGEGNSLSMSETKQCTVLDTCSSVSEADGGTLSSAGPLALEPDAVGTSKGIEFATASALGSVSNYDVEVSLTAQDTEHDMIISTSPSGGSEADIEGPLPAKDIHLDLPSNNFINKDVEGPLSIKDCDQTLAVALSPKESSGEDKEVPLPTKEIQSDSGFSATIDDINEADLVRPLLPKDMERLTSLRAGIEGPLLPSEVERDKSAASPVVISIPERASESSSEEKDDYEIFVKVKDTHEKSKKNKNRDKGEKEKKRDSSLRSRSKRSKSSEHKSRKRTSESRSRARKRSSKSKSHRSQTRSRSRSRRRRRSSRSRSKSRGRRSVSKEKRKRSPKHRSKSRERKRKRSSSRDNRKTVRARSRTPSRRSRSHTPSRRRRSRSVGRRSFSISPSRRSRTPSRRSRTPSRRSRTPSRRSRTPSRRSRTPSRRSRTPSRRRRSRSVVRRRSFSISPVRLRRSRTPLRRRFSRSPIRRKRSRSSERGRSPKRLTDLNKAQLLEIAKANAAAMCAKAGVPLPPNLKPAPPPTIEEKVAKKSGGATIEELTEF, encoded by the exons ATGGCGACCAACATCGAGCAGATTTTTAGGTCTTTCGTGGTCAGTAAATTCCGGGAAATTCAACAGGAGCTTTCCAG TGGAAGGAGTGAAGGCCAGCTCAATGGTGAAACAAATACACCTAATGAAGGAAACCAGGCAGGTGATGCAGCTGCCTCTGCCAGGAGCCTCCCAAATGAAGAAATAGTTCAGAAGATAGAGGAAGTACTTTCTGGGGTCTTAGATACAGAACTACGATATAAGCCAG acCTGAAGGAGGCCTCCAGAAAAAGTAAATGTGTGTCTGTACAAACAGATCCTACCGATGAAATTCCCACCAAAAAGTCAAAGAAgcataaaaagcacaaaaataaaaagaagaaaaagaagaaagaaaaggaaaaaaagtataaaagacaGCCAGAAGAATCTGAATCAAAGGCGAAATCACATCATGATGGGAACATAGATTTAGAATCGGATTCCTTTTTGAAGTTTGATTCTGAGCCTTCAGCGGTGGCACTGGAGCATCCTATGAGAGTGTTTGGCCTTTCTGAGACCAGTGAATCTCCTGCAGTTGTATTAGACCCTCCTGTGGTATCAATGGAGGTATCAGAGGCACACACCTTAGAAACTCTGAAGCCAGCTACAAAAACTGCAGAACTGTCAGTTGCATCAACATCAACAGTTTCAGTGCAGTCAGAGCAGTCGGTGGCAGTCACGCTGGAATCATCCATGACAAAGATTCTGGATTCCTTTACAACGGCACCAGTGCCTACTACAACAGTAGCGCTAAAGTCACCTGAGCCAGTTGTAACAATGTCAGTGGAATATCAGATGAAGCCTGTGCTGAAATCTTTGGAGACCACAGCTCCAGAGCAATCAAAGATCATGTTAGAACCTCCAGTAGCAAAAGGGCTAGAGCCTTCAGAAACCCTTGTGTTACCGTCTGAGATACCTACTGAGGTGCACCCTGAGCCAAGCACATCAACAAACATGGATTTTCCAGAGTCATCAGCAACTGAAGGGGTCAGATCGCCAGAGCAGCCTGTCGAAGTACCACCGGAGATTGCAGATTCATCCATGACAAGACCACAGGAGTTGCCGGAGCTCCCCAAGACCACAGCGTTGGAGCAGCCGGAGTCGTCGGTGGCCTCAGTGATGGAGTTGCCGGGGCCACCTGCGACCTCCAAGCCGGAGTTGCAGGGGCCCCCTGTGACTCCAGTGCTGGAGTTACCTGGGCCCTCTGCTACCCCCTTGCCAGAGTTGCCAGGCCCCCTTTCTACCCCAGTGCCTGAGTTGCTGGGGCCCCCTGCGACGGCAGTGCCTGAGTTGCCGGGGCCCTCTGCGACATCAGTGCCACAGTTGTCGCAGGAATTACCAGGGCTTCCAGCACCATCTGTGGGGTTGGAGCCACCACAGGAGGTAACAGAGCCACCTGTGATGGCACAGGAGTTGCCAGGGCTGCCTGCGGTGACAGCAGCAGCAGAGTTGCCAGGGCAGCCTGCGGTAACAGTAGCAATGGAGTTGACCGAACAACCTGTGACGACGTCAGAGTTGGAGCAGCCTGTGGGGATGACAGCGGTGGAACATCCTGGGCAGCCTGAGGTGACAGCGGCAGCAGGGTTGCTGGGGCAGTCTGAGGCAGCGATGGTGCTGGAGTTGCCAGGACAGCCAGTGGCAACGACAGCGCTGGAGTTGCCGGGGCAGCCTTCGGTGACTGGGGTGCCGGAGTTGCCAGGGCTGCCTTCGGCAACTAGGGCACTGGAGTTGTCAGGGCAGCCTGTGGCAGCTGGGGCACTGGAGTTGCCTGGGCAGCTCATGGCAGCTGGGGCACTGGAGTTCCCGGGGCAGTCTGGGGCAGCTGGAGCACTGGAGCTTTTGGGGCAGCCTCTGGCAACGGGGGTGCTGGAGTTGCCAGGGCAGCCTGGGGCACCAGAGTTGCCTGGGCAGCCTGTGGCAACTGTGGCGCTGGAGATCTCTGTTCAGTCTGTGGTGACAACGGAGCTGTCAACGATGACCGTGTCGCAGTCCCTGGAGGTGCCCTCGACGACAGCGCTGGAATCCTATAATACGGTAGCACAGGAGCTGCCTACTACATTAGTGGGGGAGACTTCTGTAACAGTAGGAGTGGATCCCTTGATGGCTCAGGAATCCCATATGTTAGCTTCTAACACCATGGAGACCCATATGTTAGCGTCTAACACCATGGACTCCCAGATGCTAGCGTCCAACACCATGGACTCCCAGATGCTAGCGTCCAACACCATGGACTCCCAGATGTTAGCCTCTAGCACCATGGACTCCCAGATGTTAGCAACTAGCTCCATGGACTCCCAGATGTTAGCAACTAGCTCCATGGACTCACAGATGTTAGCAACCAGCTCCATGGACTCTCAGATGTTAGCAACCAGCTCCATGGACTCACAGATGTTAGCAACCAGTTCCATGGACTCTCAGATGTTAGCAACCAGCTCCATGGACTCACAGATGTTAGCAACCAGTTCCATGGACTCCCAGATGTTAGCAACCAGCACCATGGATTCCCAGATGTTAGCAACCAGCACCATGGACTCCCAGATGTTAGCTACTAGCTCTATGGATTCTCAAATGTTAGCATCAGGCACTATGGACTCTCAAATGTTAGCCTCCGGCACCATGGATGCTCAGATGTTGGCATCTGGTACCATGGATGCCCAGATGTTAGCATCTAGTACCCAAGATTCTGCTATGTTGGGCTCAAAATCTCCGGATCCCTACAGGTTAGCTCAGGATCCTTACCGGTTAGCTCAGGATCCTTACAGGTTAGGTCATGACCCTTACAGGTTAGGTCATGATGCCTACAGGTTAGGGCAAGACCCTTATAGATTAGGCCATGATCCCTACAGACTAACTCCTGATCCGTATAGGATGTCTCCTAGACCCTATAGGATAGCACCCAGGTCCTATAGAATAGCCCCCAGGCCATATAGGTTAGCACCAAGACCCCTGATGTTAGCATCTAGACGTTCTATGATGATGTCCTATGCTGCAGAACGTTCCATGATGTCATCTTATGAACGCTCTATGATGTCCTATGAGCGGTCTATGATGTCCCCTATGGCTGAGCGCTCTATGATGTCAGCCTATGAGCGCTCTATGATGTCAGCCTATGAGCGCTCTATGATGTCCCCTATGGCTGAGCGCTCTATGATGTCAGCTTATGAACGCTCTATGATGTCAGCTTACGAGCGCTCCATGATGTCCCCAATGGCTGACCGATCTATGATGTCCATGAGTGCCGACCGGTCTATGATGTCGTCCTACTCTGCTGCTGACCGGTCTATGATGTCATCGTACTCTGCAGCTGACCGATCTATGATGTCATCTTACACTGCTGATCGTTCAATGATGTCTATGGCAGCTGATTCTTACACCGATTCTTATACTGATACATATACGGAGGCATATATGGTGCCACCTTTGCCTCCTGAAGAGCCTCCAACAATGCCACCATTGCCACCTGAGGAGCCACCAATGACACCACCATTGCCTCCTGAGGAACCACCGGAGGGTCCAGCATTACCTACTGAGCAGTCAGCATTAACAGCTGAAAATACTTGGCCTACTGAGGTGCCCGCATTACCTCCTGAAGACTCTGTGTCGCTGTCTGAACCTTCTGTGAGTCAAAGTGAGATTTCCGAGCCTTCGGCATTGCCTGCTAATTATTCAGTGTCAGCATCAGATCCTTCAGCGTTAGCGTCAGAGGCTGCTGTGACTGTTCCTGACCCAGCATTAGAGCCAGAGTCTTTGGTTACAACAACACCTGTAGAGTCTGCTGTAGTAGCAGAAGAACATCAAGTTGTTCCGGAGACAGCAGTGACTTACATGGTATCTGAAACTTCCATAATGTCAGCTGAACCAACTGTATTAACATCAGAGCCTTCAGTTATGTCTGAGACAGCAGAAACCTTTGATTCCATGAAAACTTCAGGACATGTTGCCTCAGaggtgcctctctctctcttggatCCAGCTGCAGCTAATCCAGAGGCAACACAGAGCACTCTAGAGCTGCCAGCCATGGCTGTTTCAGAGCTCCCAGCTGTGGCTGTCTCAGAGCCACCAACAGGGACTGTTCCAGAGCCCCCAGCGGCAGCTGTCCTAGAGACCCCAGCCGTGGCTATCCCTGACCCAACAGCTGTGGCTGTCTCTGACCCAGTAGCTGTGGCTGTTCCAGACACACCTGCTGAGGGTGTCCCGGAGACCCTGGCCTTGGTTGAATCTGAGCACGTTATCACTCCTGTGCCAGTTGTTTCTGCCCTGGAGCCTACTGTACCTGTGCTGGAACCTGCAGTGTCAGTCCCTCAGCCTAATACAGTTGTTTCAGAACCATCTGTTCCTGTCCAAGAATCCACTGTGATAATTTCAGAGCCTGCTGTCACTGTCTCAGAGCAGACCCAAGTAATACCAACTGAGATGGTTTTAGAGTCTATACCAATGATACTGGAGTCGAGTGTTGTAAAAGGAGTGAATTTACTATCTAGTGATCAAAATACAGTTCCAGAGATTGGCATGCAGGAGATTCCCGTGCATTCAAATGAAGAGCCATATGCTGAAGGACACCTGAAGAATGACCTCTATGAAAGTGAACATAGTACAGATACAGACcttaaaacagataatcatttcGTTGCTGAAGAGATGGAACATACTACAGCGTCTGCTGCCAGCCCTGGTGCTGTTGGTGAAATTGGTGAAGGGAATAGTCTGTCGATGAGTGAGACTAAACAATGCACAGTATTGGATACCTGCTCTAGTGTTAGTGAAGCTGATGGAGGAACTCTGTCTTCTGCTGGCCCCCTTGCTCTTGAACCTGATGCAGTGGGAACTAGTAAGGGTATTGAATTTGCCACAGCATCTGCTCTTGGTTCAGTTAGTAATTATGATGTTGAAGTATCTTTAACTGCTCAAGATACTGAACATGACATGATCATTTCCACTAGCCCTAGTGGTGGTAGTGAAGCTGACATAGAGGGACCTTTGCCTGCTAAAGACATTCATCTTGATTTACCATCTAATAACTTTATTAATAAGGATGTAGAAGGACCATTATCTATAAAAGACTGTGACCAGACATTAGCAGTTGCTCTCAGTCCTAAAGAAAGCAGTGGAGAAGATAAAGAAGTACCTCTCCCTACTAAAGAGATACAGTCAGATTCAGGATTTTCTGCCACTATTGATGATATTAATGAAGCAGATTTAGTAAGACCATTACTTCCTAAGGACATGGAACGTCTTACAAGCCTTAGAGCTGGCATTGAGGGACCTTTACTTCCAAGTGAGGTTGAACGTGACAAATCTGCTGCCAGTCCAGTTGTTATCAGTATACCAGAAAGAGCTTCAGAGTCTTCTTCAGAGGAAAAAGATGATTATGAAATTTTTGTAAAAGTTAAGGACACAcatgagaaaagcaagaaaaacaaaaaccgggacaaaggtgagaaagagaagaaaagggactCTTCGTTAAGATCTCGAAGTAAGCGTTCTAAGTCTTCTGAACACAAATCACGCAAGCGTACCAGCGAATCTCGTTCTAGGGCAAGGAAGAGATCATCTAAGTCCAAGTCTCATCGCTCTCAAACGCGTTCAAGGTCCCGTTCAAGacgcaggaggaggagcagcaggtcAAGGTCAAAGTCCAGAGGAAGGCGCTCTGTATCAAAAGAGAAGCGCAAAAGATCTCCAAAGCACAGGTCGAAgtccagggaaagaaaaagaaaaagatcaagttCCAGGGATAACCGGAAAACAGTTAGAGCTCGCAGTCGCACCCCAAGTCGTCGGAGTCGGAGTCACACTCCGAGTCGTCGAAGAAGATCTAGATCTGTGGGGCGGAGGAGCTTCAGTATTTCCCCAAGCCGCCGGAGCCGCACCCCAAGTCGCCGGAGCCGCACGCCTAGCCGCCGGAGCCGCACCCCTAGCCGCCGGAGCCGCACCCCAAGCCGCCGGAGTCGTACCCCAAGCCGCCGGAGCCGCACCCCTAGTCGCCGGAGAAGATCGAGGTCTGTGGTAAGGAGACGAAGCTTTAGTATCTCACCAGTGAGATTAAGGAGATCACGAACACCCTTGAGAAGAAGGTTTAGCAGATCTCCCATCCGCCGTAAACGATCCAGGTCTTCTGAAAGAGGCAGATCACCTAAACGTCTAACAGATTTGA